A genomic window from Salvia miltiorrhiza cultivar Shanhuang (shh) chromosome 5, IMPLAD_Smil_shh, whole genome shotgun sequence includes:
- the LOC130985112 gene encoding nuclear transcription factor Y subunit A-7-like isoform X1, translated as MSACLRASFSIMTSSVHSLSDNSEADEQQKHTESYLQPSSPAKGMCHTGIASPGMHYASPAQVGVGNVMAQTAYPYPDPYYRSIFAPYETQPYPAQPYPAQPMVHLQLMGIQQAGVPLPSEAVEEPVFVNAKQYHGILRRRQSRAKAESENKLSKPRKPYLHESRHLHALRRARGNGGRFQKKNDNQKKKDVESSEKYHDNINLNSEKDAPKSAS; from the exons ATGAGTGCTT GTCTGCGTGCCTCATTCAGCATTATGACATCTTCCGTTCACAGCCTTTCAG ATAATAGTGAGGCTGATGAACAACAAAAGCACACAGAGTCATATCTACAGCCGTCGTCTCCTGCAAAAGGGATGTGTCACACTGGTATTGCATCACCAGGAATGCATTATGCATCGCCTGCTCAAGTTGGAGTTGGAAATGTAATG GCCCAAACAGCTTACCCATATCCCGACCCGTACTACAGGAGTATATTTGCTCCGTACGAAACCCAGCCTTATCCAGCGCAACCTTATCCTGCGCAGCCTATG GTACATCTGCAATTGATGGGAATTCAGCAAGCTGGTGTGCCATTGCCATCAGAAGCAGTTGAGGAGCCTGTCTTTGTTAACGCAAAACAATATCACGGCATCTTGCGTCGTCGCCAATCTCGTGCAAAGGCCGAGTCAGAAAATAAACTTTCCAAACCTCGAAAG CCATATTTGCATGAATCTCGACATTTGCATGCACTGAGGcgagctcgaggaaacgggggaCGGTTCCAGAAAAAGAACGACAACCAGAAGAAGAAAGATGTGGAATCTAGCGAGAAATATCACGACAACATCAACCTCAACAGTGAAAAGGATGCCCCAAAGAGTGCCTCCTGA
- the LOC130985112 gene encoding nuclear transcription factor Y subunit A-7-like isoform X2 produces MSACLRASFSIMTSSVHSLSDNSEADEQQKHTESYLQPSSPAKGMCHTGIASPGMHYASPAQVGVGNAQTAYPYPDPYYRSIFAPYETQPYPAQPYPAQPMVHLQLMGIQQAGVPLPSEAVEEPVFVNAKQYHGILRRRQSRAKAESENKLSKPRKPYLHESRHLHALRRARGNGGRFQKKNDNQKKKDVESSEKYHDNINLNSEKDAPKSAS; encoded by the exons ATGAGTGCTT GTCTGCGTGCCTCATTCAGCATTATGACATCTTCCGTTCACAGCCTTTCAG ATAATAGTGAGGCTGATGAACAACAAAAGCACACAGAGTCATATCTACAGCCGTCGTCTCCTGCAAAAGGGATGTGTCACACTGGTATTGCATCACCAGGAATGCATTATGCATCGCCTGCTCAAGTTGGAGTTGGAAAT GCCCAAACAGCTTACCCATATCCCGACCCGTACTACAGGAGTATATTTGCTCCGTACGAAACCCAGCCTTATCCAGCGCAACCTTATCCTGCGCAGCCTATG GTACATCTGCAATTGATGGGAATTCAGCAAGCTGGTGTGCCATTGCCATCAGAAGCAGTTGAGGAGCCTGTCTTTGTTAACGCAAAACAATATCACGGCATCTTGCGTCGTCGCCAATCTCGTGCAAAGGCCGAGTCAGAAAATAAACTTTCCAAACCTCGAAAG CCATATTTGCATGAATCTCGACATTTGCATGCACTGAGGcgagctcgaggaaacgggggaCGGTTCCAGAAAAAGAACGACAACCAGAAGAAGAAAGATGTGGAATCTAGCGAGAAATATCACGACAACATCAACCTCAACAGTGAAAAGGATGCCCCAAAGAGTGCCTCCTGA
- the LOC130985112 gene encoding nuclear transcription factor Y subunit A-7-like isoform X3, whose translation MTSSVHSLSDNSEADEQQKHTESYLQPSSPAKGMCHTGIASPGMHYASPAQVGVGNVMAQTAYPYPDPYYRSIFAPYETQPYPAQPYPAQPMVHLQLMGIQQAGVPLPSEAVEEPVFVNAKQYHGILRRRQSRAKAESENKLSKPRKPYLHESRHLHALRRARGNGGRFQKKNDNQKKKDVESSEKYHDNINLNSEKDAPKSAS comes from the exons ATGACATCTTCCGTTCACAGCCTTTCAG ATAATAGTGAGGCTGATGAACAACAAAAGCACACAGAGTCATATCTACAGCCGTCGTCTCCTGCAAAAGGGATGTGTCACACTGGTATTGCATCACCAGGAATGCATTATGCATCGCCTGCTCAAGTTGGAGTTGGAAATGTAATG GCCCAAACAGCTTACCCATATCCCGACCCGTACTACAGGAGTATATTTGCTCCGTACGAAACCCAGCCTTATCCAGCGCAACCTTATCCTGCGCAGCCTATG GTACATCTGCAATTGATGGGAATTCAGCAAGCTGGTGTGCCATTGCCATCAGAAGCAGTTGAGGAGCCTGTCTTTGTTAACGCAAAACAATATCACGGCATCTTGCGTCGTCGCCAATCTCGTGCAAAGGCCGAGTCAGAAAATAAACTTTCCAAACCTCGAAAG CCATATTTGCATGAATCTCGACATTTGCATGCACTGAGGcgagctcgaggaaacgggggaCGGTTCCAGAAAAAGAACGACAACCAGAAGAAGAAAGATGTGGAATCTAGCGAGAAATATCACGACAACATCAACCTCAACAGTGAAAAGGATGCCCCAAAGAGTGCCTCCTGA